In the Sediminibacter sp. Hel_I_10 genome, one interval contains:
- a CDS encoding S9 family peptidase — MSTVLLFVGFLPQANAQDITGAWEGTLTAQGAEIPLTFHITKSDNVLSSTMDSPSQGAMAIPMDVTTFVNDTLTIQFNQAGIKYIGTMSKDKVTGTFHQGSNELALTLNKTVKTLPGNTALPSSQEELDKLASYSPIKSYKYSVADYFAKPNASAFNFSPNGTYLSYKEKDANKKNHVYVKNLETEAVTRVIEEKEELIRGFGWANDNRLIYIMDKGGNEDYHLYAVDLDGTNQKELTPFEGVKVNILSNLKEDKDHMIISMNQNNLQIFEPYKINIVTGELEQLYNNEDAANPINGYDFDKDGNLRGFTKLRNGVNMDLYYTTDGKNFEVLKALSWKDTFSISSFNYATEYPHDAYVISNLESDKVQIYLYDLKEDKVIKKLFSNDNYDAAGLSLSRHRGYELDYFSYEGEKRVVVPQSAYYKKLHQKITKKFPNYSYSIVDNTDDESKYLIFLQSDKLYGTYYAYDAKKDEFQLLYNLMPNLNETDMAEMRPISFKSRDGKTIHGYITLPKEAVNGNKVPVIVNPHGGPQGIRDSWGFNPEAQLFASRGYATLQVNFRISGGYGREFLESGFKQIGRKAMDDVEDGLQYVIDQGWVDKDNAAIYGGSHGGYAVLRGLTKTPDLYACGVDYVGVSNIFTFFDSFPEYWKPYKEIVKQIWYDADIPEEKAIMEEVSPVFHIDKIKKPLLVVQGANDPRVNIDESDQIVNGLRAKGVDVPYMVKYDEGHGFGKEENRIALYEAMMGFYAKHLKENLEQPIKD; from the coding sequence ATGAGCACAGTGTTGCTGTTCGTAGGCTTTCTTCCGCAAGCAAATGCACAGGACATTACAGGAGCTTGGGAAGGCACACTCACCGCCCAAGGTGCCGAGATTCCATTAACATTTCACATTACCAAAAGTGATAATGTCCTGTCTTCCACAATGGATAGTCCATCACAAGGGGCTATGGCAATTCCTATGGATGTCACTACCTTTGTAAATGACACATTAACGATTCAGTTTAATCAAGCTGGAATAAAATACATAGGCACCATGTCTAAAGACAAAGTTACAGGAACCTTCCATCAAGGGTCTAACGAGCTAGCATTAACGCTCAACAAAACCGTAAAAACGCTACCTGGCAACACAGCCTTACCGTCCTCTCAAGAGGAATTGGACAAATTGGCGAGTTATAGCCCTATAAAAAGCTATAAATATTCGGTGGCAGATTATTTTGCCAAACCAAATGCCAGCGCCTTTAATTTTTCGCCCAACGGGACCTATTTATCCTATAAGGAAAAAGATGCCAACAAAAAAAACCACGTTTACGTCAAAAATCTGGAAACAGAAGCAGTGACGCGGGTCATTGAAGAAAAAGAGGAGCTCATTAGAGGCTTCGGCTGGGCCAATGATAATAGACTCATCTACATTATGGACAAAGGTGGTAATGAAGATTATCACTTATATGCCGTTGATCTTGATGGTACTAACCAAAAGGAATTAACCCCTTTTGAGGGCGTAAAAGTCAACATCCTTAGTAATTTAAAAGAGGATAAAGACCACATGATCATTTCCATGAATCAAAATAACCTTCAAATCTTTGAACCCTATAAAATCAACATCGTTACTGGAGAGCTAGAGCAATTGTACAACAATGAGGATGCTGCCAATCCCATTAATGGCTATGATTTTGATAAGGATGGCAATTTAAGAGGATTTACAAAATTACGCAACGGTGTCAATATGGATCTATATTACACCACCGACGGTAAAAATTTTGAGGTACTTAAAGCCTTAAGCTGGAAAGACACCTTTAGTATTTCGTCTTTCAATTATGCTACCGAATATCCGCATGATGCCTACGTGATTTCAAATTTAGAGAGTGATAAGGTGCAAATCTACCTCTATGATTTAAAGGAAGACAAAGTCATTAAGAAGCTATTTTCCAACGATAATTATGACGCCGCTGGCTTATCCTTATCCAGACACAGAGGGTATGAGCTGGATTATTTTTCATACGAAGGCGAAAAAAGAGTGGTGGTTCCTCAAAGTGCGTATTATAAAAAACTGCACCAAAAAATCACTAAGAAATTTCCAAATTACAGCTATTCCATTGTAGATAACACCGATGATGAAAGCAAATACTTGATCTTTCTCCAAAGCGACAAGCTGTATGGCACTTACTATGCTTATGATGCCAAAAAGGACGAGTTCCAGTTATTATACAATCTCATGCCCAATCTCAATGAAACCGATATGGCAGAGATGCGTCCCATTTCCTTTAAAAGTAGAGATGGCAAAACCATTCATGGGTATATTACCTTGCCAAAGGAAGCCGTCAATGGCAACAAGGTACCCGTGATTGTGAACCCTCACGGTGGGCCACAGGGCATTAGAGATTCTTGGGGGTTTAATCCAGAAGCACAATTGTTCGCCAGTCGTGGGTACGCCACGCTACAGGTTAATTTCAGAATTTCTGGGGGCTATGGCCGTGAGTTTCTAGAATCTGGATTTAAGCAAATTGGCAGAAAGGCCATGGATGATGTTGAAGATGGCTTACAATACGTCATTGACCAAGGTTGGGTAGATAAAGACAATGCCGCCATTTATGGGGGTAGTCATGGTGGTTATGCCGTATTACGTGGTCTTACCAAAACGCCCGACCTTTATGCCTGTGGGGTAGATTACGTTGGAGTCTCCAACATTTTTACCTTTTTTGATTCTTTTCCAGAATACTGGAAACCCTATAAAGAAATCGTAAAGCAAATTTGGTATGATGCTGATATTCCTGAGGAAAAAGCAATCATGGAAGAAGTATCGCCCGTGTTTCATATTGATAAAATAAAAAAACCATTGCTTGTGGTGCAGGGTGCTAATGACCCAAGAGTAAACATCGATGAGTCAGACCAGATTGTTAATGGTTTACGTGCCAAAGGTGTTGATGTGCCCTATATGGTAAAATATGACGAAGGCCATGGGTTTGGAAAAGAAGAGAACCGCATTGCGCTCTACGAAGCCATGATGGGCTTTTATGCCAAACATTTAAAAGAAAATTTAGAACAGCCTATAAAAGACTAA
- a CDS encoding nucleotidyltransferase, with amino-acid sequence MPKTISQGFDILHTRLTPNTTESNAVKNHRASIKSCLENNFGMINFFKTGSNGIGTSIRGYSDTDYFASIPTKNLKENSATTLREIKEVLQKRFPTTGVYIDSPAVVCPFGTQNTETTEIVPADFIRLHNGNNIYDIPDGNSGWIKAGPKSHNQYVSEINKNLYFKVKPLIRFIKAWKYYCNVPISSFYLEMKIVQYAKDERYIEYSIDIMKIMASLLDNNLPALLDPTGISGYIYPCSTEAKKKDSLSKLATAKRRSANARTSEYNGNLEDAFYWWNLFFNEKYPSYY; translated from the coding sequence ATGCCAAAAACAATAAGTCAAGGATTTGACATTCTTCATACTAGACTTACACCAAACACTACTGAATCAAACGCAGTAAAAAATCATCGAGCTTCTATAAAAAGCTGTCTTGAAAATAATTTTGGTATGATAAATTTTTTTAAAACGGGTTCAAATGGCATTGGCACAAGCATAAGAGGTTATAGCGATACGGATTATTTTGCAAGTATACCAACAAAAAATCTCAAAGAAAATTCTGCTACGACTTTAAGGGAAATTAAAGAAGTACTTCAAAAAAGATTTCCAACAACTGGGGTTTACATAGATAGTCCTGCTGTTGTCTGTCCATTTGGTACTCAAAATACCGAAACAACAGAAATTGTTCCTGCTGACTTTATAAGATTGCATAATGGAAATAACATCTATGATATTCCAGATGGAAATTCGGGCTGGATTAAAGCTGGACCAAAATCTCATAATCAATATGTAAGTGAAATCAACAAGAACTTATATTTTAAGGTAAAACCTTTGATAAGATTTATTAAAGCTTGGAAATATTATTGTAATGTACCAATTTCTTCATTCTATCTCGAAATGAAAATTGTTCAATATGCAAAAGACGAAAGGTATATAGAATATTCTATAGATATTATGAAAATAATGGCATCATTACTTGATAATAATCTACCTGCTCTACTTGACCCAACGGGTATATCAGGTTATATTTATCCTTGTTCAACTGAAGCTAAAAAAAAGGATTCATTATCTAAACTTGCAACTGCAAAAAGGAGAAGTGCTAATGCTAGAACTTCAGAATATAATGGAAATCTAGAAGATGCCTTTTATTGGTGGAATCTCTTTTTTAACGAAAAATACCCTTCATACTATTAA
- a CDS encoding S-4TM family putative pore-forming effector — protein sequence MNTIIQDQNTEPYLRLLKAQNSAYDKAKKFQIIDIISIIIALSPTVLLFFDLNHATLVAVIGVIWTLISIFSQVFMDKQTKTGAIIQDQFDTDLFKIERNEILVGDKIEISKILELSKRNKNKHLTNWYSTKINTNLKHEIAVLLAYKCNAIWGKSQRTQFTTFIKVMIVLYYGGMIALSLYKNTGLFDLIVWLAPSIPALVFGTTTIKAQNGIIETYERINKIIDNLYKEFKENNSIPSNIELRQIQDLYYTQRLISNKVPNWFYNIFKKKTEGIADESIEIMINE from the coding sequence ATGAATACAATTATACAAGACCAAAATACAGAACCGTATTTAAGGCTATTAAAAGCTCAAAACTCTGCGTATGATAAAGCAAAGAAATTTCAAATTATTGATATAATTAGTATAATAATAGCATTGTCACCGACAGTATTATTATTCTTTGACTTAAATCACGCCACACTAGTTGCTGTAATTGGTGTTATTTGGACATTAATTTCTATTTTTTCACAAGTTTTTATGGATAAGCAAACCAAAACTGGAGCAATTATTCAAGACCAATTTGATACGGATTTATTTAAAATCGAACGAAATGAAATTTTAGTTGGAGATAAAATAGAAATCAGTAAAATACTTGAATTAAGTAAACGAAATAAAAACAAACACTTAACGAATTGGTACTCAACAAAAATTAATACAAATTTAAAACACGAAATTGCAGTTCTTCTTGCTTATAAATGTAATGCCATTTGGGGGAAATCTCAAAGAACTCAATTTACAACTTTTATAAAAGTTATGATTGTTTTATACTATGGAGGAATGATTGCATTATCTCTATACAAGAATACAGGATTATTCGATTTAATTGTTTGGTTAGCACCTTCAATTCCAGCATTAGTTTTTGGAACAACAACAATAAAAGCTCAAAATGGAATAATTGAAACCTACGAAAGGATAAACAAAATCATAGATAATTTATACAAGGAGTTCAAAGAAAACAACTCAATTCCTAGCAACATTGAGTTAAGACAAATTCAAGACTTATATTATACACAAAGATTGATATCTAATAAAGTACCTAATTGGTTTTATAATATTTTCAAGAAAAAAACAGAAGGAATTGCAGATGAGTCGATTGAAATAATGATAAACGAATAA
- a CDS encoding helix-turn-helix domain-containing protein, whose amino-acid sequence MKKSFEIEFDWKDYFVVSENYVRQKEHSEIEFKESFHSPRHKDKKLHKWIASFANANGGLIIYGVKNNGELVGLKNDKLQDFDNKDLSQELLDYFAPEIEFELFIKEINELKIGFLYIHKSKNKPVVAIKTANNNIQESDIFYRYPGQSRRISYGDLRNIIEEKHKELNDNWLKLINNVATIGVENIGLLNIINGELIGSKNKLLIPEELLKKVSFINEGKFVEKDGAPTLKLIGDVQPLDSNKIIQLVENKYHIITHFELFNSFFEQELDSDSAREFFRRVLYENTVYYPIYFYISKSNLNQTQISELLKTEQGNKVDDMRKRFKLEKSNFSKFKIGNITTGSDAAKKITKAIKELTENKQINFKSISTRELRYYIQAITHLKEDEINMPYIMRILKDIYDNCFNQSGTTKSFIRKAICHIDLILFGKEFYES is encoded by the coding sequence TTGAAAAAATCATTTGAAATAGAATTTGACTGGAAAGATTACTTCGTAGTGTCAGAAAATTATGTAAGGCAAAAAGAACATTCTGAAATAGAATTTAAAGAAAGTTTTCACAGCCCAAGACATAAGGACAAAAAATTACATAAATGGATTGCAAGTTTTGCGAATGCAAACGGCGGATTAATTATTTACGGAGTTAAAAACAATGGAGAATTAGTAGGATTAAAAAATGACAAACTTCAAGATTTTGACAATAAAGATTTGTCTCAAGAACTACTTGACTATTTTGCGCCAGAAATAGAGTTTGAATTATTCATCAAAGAAATAAATGAGCTTAAAATTGGTTTTTTATATATTCATAAATCTAAAAACAAACCTGTCGTTGCTATAAAAACAGCAAACAACAATATACAAGAAAGTGATATTTTCTATCGTTATCCTGGTCAAAGCAGGCGAATATCATATGGAGATTTACGAAACATAATTGAGGAAAAACATAAAGAATTAAATGATAATTGGCTCAAATTAATCAATAATGTTGCTACCATTGGAGTTGAAAACATTGGACTTCTAAACATTATAAACGGAGAACTCATTGGTTCTAAAAACAAATTACTAATCCCAGAAGAACTATTGAAAAAAGTTTCCTTTATAAATGAAGGTAAATTTGTTGAGAAAGATGGAGCACCAACACTTAAGTTGATAGGAGATGTTCAGCCACTTGATAGCAATAAAATAATTCAACTTGTAGAAAACAAATATCACATAATAACTCATTTTGAATTATTCAATTCATTTTTTGAACAAGAATTGGACTCTGATAGTGCTAGAGAGTTTTTTAGGAGAGTTTTGTACGAAAACACAGTTTATTACCCAATTTACTTTTACATTTCAAAATCAAATTTGAATCAAACACAGATATCAGAATTACTCAAGACTGAACAAGGCAATAAGGTTGATGATATGAGAAAACGATTTAAACTTGAAAAAAGCAATTTTTCGAAATTTAAAATAGGTAATATAACAACAGGTTCAGACGCAGCAAAAAAAATAACAAAAGCAATAAAAGAGTTAACAGAAAATAAACAAATCAATTTTAAATCAATTAGTACAAGGGAATTAAGATATTATATTCAAGCCATAACTCATCTTAAAGAAGACGAGATAAATATGCCTTATATTATGAGAATTCTAAAAGATATTTATGATAATTGTTTTAATCAATCTGGAACGACAAAATCGTTTATCCGAAAAGCTATTTGTCACATAGATTTAATTTTATTTGGAAAAGAATTTTATGAATCATAA
- a CDS encoding IS110 family transposase encodes MNKDIKYFGIDISALVFDVTDSDGNYYQFRNNGLGFEKFTKLLNNTSHCVMEATGYYHYQLAYHLLESGIKVSVENPLSVKRFIQMGLSKIKTDKSDSKLICSYAEQVDLKLWKGNSKNEIECLQITRALSVYTKQSTMLKNKLHGESVLGNPSKVVLTSLKRSLRQLQREIKLLEDKLLVLVKEVHQDLLTRLKTIPGIGPKTAITLVVLTGGFDRFTSAGELCSYAGLTPVIRQSGSSVKGRPRISKIGNQKLRNLLFMCSFNACQYNKACRDLYERIVAKGKSKKLALIAVCNKLLKQAFAIAKSGLIFDQEYKSKLVRN; translated from the coding sequence ATGAATAAAGATATTAAATATTTTGGTATTGACATTAGTGCGTTAGTATTCGATGTTACAGATTCTGATGGTAATTATTATCAGTTTAGAAACAATGGATTGGGCTTTGAGAAGTTTACAAAACTCTTAAATAACACTAGTCATTGTGTAATGGAAGCTACGGGTTATTATCATTATCAGTTAGCGTACCATTTATTAGAATCAGGTATAAAAGTATCTGTAGAGAATCCATTATCTGTTAAACGTTTTATTCAGATGGGCTTATCAAAAATTAAGACCGACAAGAGCGATTCAAAACTTATTTGTTCTTATGCAGAGCAGGTGGACTTAAAGCTTTGGAAAGGCAACTCTAAGAATGAAATAGAATGTCTTCAAATCACTAGAGCTCTTTCTGTTTATACAAAACAGAGCACTATGCTTAAAAACAAATTACATGGTGAGTCTGTATTGGGCAATCCTAGTAAGGTCGTGTTGACGTCTTTAAAACGTAGTTTAAGACAGCTCCAGAGAGAGATAAAACTATTAGAGGACAAGTTATTAGTTTTGGTAAAAGAGGTTCATCAAGATTTGTTAACGCGATTAAAAACCATACCTGGTATAGGTCCTAAAACAGCCATTACGCTAGTGGTTTTAACAGGTGGATTTGATCGTTTTACAAGTGCAGGTGAGTTATGCAGTTACGCAGGTTTAACGCCAGTGATACGGCAAAGTGGAAGCAGTGTAAAAGGGAGGCCACGAATAAGTAAAATAGGAAACCAGAAACTTAGAAATTTATTATTTATGTGCAGTTTTAACGCTTGTCAATACAATAAAGCTTGTCGTGATTTATATGAGCGAATCGTCGCTAAGGGAAAGAGCAAAAAACTTGCGCTAATAGCGGTATGCAATAAGCTGTTGAAACAAGCATTTGCTATAGCTAAATCAGGTTTGATATTTGATCAAGAATATAAGAGTAAGCTAGTGAGAAATTAA
- a CDS encoding ATP-binding protein has translation MDLLKTRKYSKKNQYLISVLLIVLTSVLCFFSVDIIGYKAVALILLLVVSVNAILFDIFPVLLSALLSALIWNFFFIPPTFTLHIGTAEDGLMFLMYFVIASINAVLTYNIRKVERKEREQEEKEKAIKLYNTLLNSLSHELKTPISTIIGAIDTIKDNPTKLSDHNRKELYSEIEIASFRLNRQVENLLSMSRLEAGFIQPKVDWCDLNELVFSAIKDNENDEKHHKIVFTSKEHLPLVKIDSGLTEQILFNLIHNAIQHTPKNTTITIQLDHNLTHCFIEIFDNGKGFPENEMDYVFDKFYRLKQTATGGTGLGLSIVKGFTEAMNGKVLLDNLKDGGARFLIKIPCEFSKNTNLENE, from the coding sequence GTGGACTTACTGAAAACAAGAAAATATAGCAAGAAAAATCAATACTTAATAAGTGTTTTACTTATTGTGTTGACTTCTGTGTTGTGTTTTTTTTCGGTTGACATTATTGGCTACAAAGCTGTTGCTCTTATTTTACTTTTAGTTGTTTCAGTAAATGCTATTCTTTTTGATATTTTTCCAGTATTGCTATCGGCATTATTAAGTGCATTGATTTGGAATTTCTTTTTTATTCCACCAACCTTCACTTTACATATTGGTACAGCAGAAGATGGTTTGATGTTTCTAATGTATTTTGTGATTGCTTCAATAAATGCAGTTTTAACATACAACATCAGAAAAGTAGAACGAAAGGAAAGAGAACAAGAAGAAAAGGAAAAAGCTATCAAACTTTACAACACCCTACTTAACTCACTTTCTCACGAATTGAAAACCCCTATTTCAACAATAATTGGTGCCATTGACACGATCAAAGACAACCCAACCAAACTTTCTGATCATAACCGTAAAGAACTTTATTCTGAAATTGAAATTGCCAGTTTTAGACTAAATCGACAAGTCGAAAACCTTTTAAGTATGAGCCGACTTGAAGCAGGTTTTATTCAACCGAAAGTGGATTGGTGCGACTTGAACGAGCTTGTGTTTTCTGCGATTAAAGACAATGAAAATGACGAGAAACATCACAAGATTGTATTTACATCAAAGGAACATCTACCATTAGTCAAAATTGATAGTGGTCTTACGGAGCAAATTCTATTCAATCTCATACATAATGCAATTCAACACACACCTAAAAATACGACCATAACAATTCAACTCGACCACAATCTAACACATTGTTTCATAGAAATATTTGACAATGGTAAAGGATTTCCCGAAAATGAAATGGATTATGTTTTTGACAAATTTTATCGTTTGAAGCAAACAGCCACAGGTGGAACAGGTTTAGGGCTTTCAATAGTAAAAGGCTTTACTGAAGCAATGAACGGTAAAGTACTTTTAGATAATTTAAAGGATGGTGGCGCAAGATTTTTAATTAAAATTCCGTGCGAATTTTCTAAAAACACAAATTTGGAAAATGAATAA
- a CDS encoding response regulator, whose protein sequence is MNKAEILIIDDEPQIRKLLQINLESNDYKVVQASTGKEGLILSASHPPDLILLDIGLPDKSGHEILQELREWYNNPIIILSVQDNETDIVSALDNGATDYLTKPFRTGELLARIRSAIRRSQNTENKSVIICGYIEIDLVARIVKRNNEVIKLTSTEYNLLALFAKNEGKVLTHQYLLKEIWGYSYQTETQYLRVFVGTLRKKIEENPNNPQHIITESGVGYRFQ, encoded by the coding sequence ATGAATAAAGCAGAAATACTTATTATAGATGATGAACCTCAAATCAGAAAATTGCTTCAAATAAACTTGGAGAGTAATGATTATAAAGTAGTTCAAGCAAGTACAGGAAAAGAAGGGTTGATTTTGTCAGCTAGTCATCCACCTGATTTGATTTTACTCGACATTGGATTGCCTGATAAAAGCGGTCACGAGATTTTACAAGAACTACGCGAATGGTATAACAACCCTATCATCATACTTTCGGTTCAGGATAATGAAACCGATATTGTTTCAGCGCTAGACAATGGAGCAACTGACTATTTAACCAAGCCTTTTCGCACAGGCGAACTTTTGGCAAGAATTCGTTCAGCAATTAGAAGAAGCCAAAATACCGAGAACAAATCAGTCATTATTTGTGGATACATTGAAATTGATTTGGTAGCCCGAATTGTCAAGCGAAACAATGAAGTCATAAAACTCACATCCACAGAGTATAATTTATTGGCTTTGTTCGCTAAAAATGAAGGTAAAGTTCTTACACATCAATATCTTTTAAAAGAGATTTGGGGCTATAGCTATCAAACCGAAACACAATATTTGCGCGTCTTTGTTGGTACACTGCGTAAAAAGATTGAAGAAAACCCTAATAATCCGCAACACATAATCACAGAAAGCGGTGTTGGTTACCGCTTTCAGTAA
- a CDS encoding TrkH family potassium uptake protein produces MYKTFIKQVASLQIILGFVMLVPAIFAVIYQEWYSLAGFLIAGTFTALLGYLVYRLFEKTEEPKEKHSLAIAAIGWLMIMIFGAIPYFVIAHITPFEVMQQLVPVGMDYTSSLLNFRNPLHCLFESTSAFTTTGLTMAYIEPSVGKSILFYRSFSQWVGGAGFIVMAIAVFRHLPGQGAIQLYGSEASGTKLRTNVIETARAIWKVYVVVTLSMFVYIAIGTYFILPNYPLSENIFDAINHAMTGQSTGGFSTLDDSIAGYESAKMDMLFLLPMLLGGLSIPFFYRFIFQRKINELWKDIQTRSMIIASIIGGVVLSLFLMNSELVSNPFREGMFQFVSALTTTGWQTSNIGGWDDLSVLFIVAGAMIVGGSAGGTVGGIKIIRALLLQKGLRWHINKLFLSKNTIKSVRFDNKLMLPEEMSSEISRAGIFTLIYILFVFVSTLFTVYFMSGDFTLADAIFESASAQGTVGLSSGITDPSMNPILEGVYIIQMWAGRIEIIPILILLRVLFYGTKPKIV; encoded by the coding sequence ATGTACAAAACTTTTATAAAACAGGTAGCTAGTCTGCAAATTATTTTAGGATTTGTAATGCTTGTGCCAGCCATATTTGCCGTCATCTATCAAGAATGGTATTCCCTTGCAGGTTTTCTTATTGCAGGAACATTTACAGCATTGTTAGGGTATTTGGTTTACAGACTTTTTGAAAAAACAGAAGAGCCTAAAGAAAAACATTCACTCGCCATAGCTGCCATTGGTTGGCTTATGATAATGATTTTTGGAGCAATTCCCTATTTTGTAATTGCTCATATTACACCATTTGAAGTGATGCAACAATTGGTTCCCGTTGGAATGGATTATACTTCAAGTTTATTGAATTTTCGAAATCCACTGCATTGTCTCTTTGAAAGCACCAGTGCCTTTACTACCACGGGTTTAACAATGGCTTATATTGAACCTTCGGTTGGTAAGTCCATTTTGTTTTATCGTTCATTTTCTCAATGGGTTGGTGGAGCAGGATTTATAGTAATGGCAATAGCAGTTTTCAGACACTTGCCAGGTCAAGGAGCCATTCAACTTTATGGTTCAGAAGCTAGCGGTACGAAATTAAGAACCAATGTAATAGAAACTGCAAGAGCTATTTGGAAAGTATATGTTGTCGTGACGCTTTCAATGTTCGTTTACATTGCCATTGGCACCTACTTTATATTACCAAACTATCCCTTATCTGAAAATATTTTTGATGCTATCAACCACGCTATGACAGGACAATCTACAGGCGGATTTAGTACGCTTGATGACAGTATTGCAGGCTATGAATCTGCTAAAATGGATATGTTGTTCTTGCTTCCAATGCTTCTTGGTGGTTTATCAATTCCTTTTTTCTATCGTTTCATTTTTCAGCGAAAAATAAATGAATTATGGAAAGACATTCAAACGCGTTCAATGATTATTGCTTCTATAATTGGCGGTGTGGTTTTGTCTTTATTTCTAATGAACTCTGAATTAGTTTCCAACCCATTCAGAGAAGGAATGTTCCAATTTGTGAGTGCGCTTACAACTACAGGTTGGCAAACATCCAATATTGGTGGATGGGATGACCTATCTGTTTTGTTTATTGTAGCTGGTGCTATGATTGTTGGTGGTTCGGCAGGTGGCACAGTGGGTGGTATCAAAATAATTCGTGCGTTGTTACTACAAAAAGGATTAAGATGGCATATCAACAAACTATTTCTATCTAAAAACACCATCAAGTCTGTACGCTTTGATAATAAACTAATGCTTCCAGAAGAGATGAGTTCAGAAATATCTAGAGCAGGAATCTTCACTCTTATATACATCTTGTTTGTATTTGTGTCCACCTTGTTTACAGTCTATTTTATGTCGGGCGATTTTACATTGGCAGATGCCATTTTTGAGTCTGCATCAGCACAAGGTACGGTTGGGTTAAGTTCGGGCATAACTGACCCAAGTATGAATCCAATTTTAGAAGGTGTTTACATCATACAGATGTGGGCAGGAAGAATAGAAATCATACCCATTCTGATTTTATTGAGAGTACTATTCTATGGCACAAAACCAAAAATCGTTTAA
- a CDS encoding TrkA family potassium uptake protein: MHIIIIGSGRTGKHVIEAAVKDNHDVFVIDKNKETADWVASHFDCVVIHADATSIEALKEANAEKADAIIVTTNDDAVNSLVILLAKQLGVNRLVSSVNNEEHLSVFEQLGTDTVESPYRLNGRYLYRAVQGPNVKEFLDLGDGYELLEMQVEKDSKIADKLIKELNKQRILPSDSRIILIKRNNQIIIPDGETKIEILDIVVVLSQRKKVTEVSNLFGKKN; this comes from the coding sequence ATGCATATCATTATTATTGGTTCAGGAAGAACCGGAAAACACGTCATCGAAGCAGCAGTAAAAGACAATCACGATGTATTCGTGATAGATAAAAACAAGGAAACAGCCGATTGGGTCGCTTCCCATTTTGACTGCGTGGTTATCCACGCAGATGCAACCAGTATTGAAGCGTTAAAAGAAGCCAATGCCGAAAAAGCAGATGCCATAATAGTTACCACTAATGATGATGCTGTTAACTCTTTAGTTATATTATTAGCGAAACAATTAGGCGTTAATCGTTTGGTAAGTTCTGTTAACAATGAAGAGCATTTATCAGTTTTTGAACAACTTGGTACAGATACAGTAGAAAGTCCTTACCGCCTAAATGGAAGGTATTTGTACAGAGCTGTTCAAGGACCTAATGTAAAAGAGTTTTTAGATCTTGGAGATGGTTATGAATTATTAGAAATGCAGGTTGAAAAAGATTCTAAAATTGCCGACAAGTTAATTAAGGAATTGAACAAACAAAGAATTTTGCCATCCGATTCACGCATCATTTTAATTAAAAGAAATAATCAAATTATCATTCCAGATGGCGAAACTAAAATCGAAATATTAGACATTGTTGTGGTTCTTTCACAACGCAAAAAGGTAACAGAAGTATCCAATCTTTTCGGAAAGAAAAATTAA